The following coding sequences lie in one Maribacter forsetii DSM 18668 genomic window:
- a CDS encoding FecR family protein gives MISKDIENRIIKYFTQSADVEDLDILNNWLLDDKNQKIFKSYVKTHFSINLAMNNSEFDKVKEKLLEEINKDKKQSTKIRMLSFFKYAAIAVLFLGLGFLMKNKLLVNETADVVVPREDSIVLELGNGEQQVITETGTAKIVGTSGEVIGNKKDDQLIYEPQENQILEYNTLSVPNGKQFGIVLSDGTRVHLNAGSSITYPTVFEKDAIRRVVLRGEAFFDVIHENNRQFVVNVQDLDVKVYGTKFNVTNYDEDKQTEVVLVEGSVGLFSKESKKDIEEVFLEPGYMGVFNKTDKNIINQKVNTALYTSWMKGNLVFRNVSFENIIQKLERHYNVVIINNNVVLANEKFNATIETKHETIEEVFSYFNKVYQIEYQIVENKIIIN, from the coding sequence ATGATATCAAAAGATATTGAAAATCGAATCATTAAATATTTTACTCAGTCAGCTGATGTAGAAGATTTGGATATTCTTAATAATTGGTTATTAGATGATAAGAATCAAAAGATTTTTAAATCATATGTTAAAACCCATTTCTCTATAAACTTGGCTATGAACAATTCTGAATTTGATAAAGTAAAAGAAAAACTCTTAGAGGAAATTAATAAGGACAAAAAGCAAAGTACTAAAATTAGAATGTTATCTTTTTTTAAGTATGCTGCTATTGCGGTTTTGTTTTTAGGACTTGGATTTTTAATGAAAAATAAATTATTGGTCAATGAAACAGCTGATGTTGTTGTACCAAGAGAAGATTCTATAGTACTAGAGTTGGGCAACGGTGAACAGCAGGTAATAACGGAGACAGGTACTGCTAAAATTGTAGGAACTTCGGGTGAGGTTATCGGCAACAAGAAAGATGATCAATTAATTTATGAACCGCAGGAAAACCAAATATTAGAATATAATACATTGAGTGTTCCTAATGGTAAACAATTTGGAATTGTATTGTCAGATGGTACTAGGGTGCATTTAAATGCAGGCAGTTCAATAACATATCCTACTGTTTTCGAAAAAGATGCTATTAGACGAGTTGTTCTGAGAGGGGAAGCTTTTTTTGATGTAATACACGAAAACAATAGACAGTTTGTAGTAAATGTTCAAGATTTAGATGTTAAGGTATATGGTACCAAATTCAATGTGACCAATTATGACGAAGATAAGCAGACGGAGGTTGTTCTTGTTGAAGGTTCTGTTGGTTTGTTTTCTAAAGAAAGTAAGAAAGATATAGAAGAAGTCTTTTTAGAACCGGGTTATATGGGCGTATTCAATAAAACGGATAAAAATATAATCAATCAAAAAGTTAATACAGCGCTTTATACCTCTTGGATGAAGGGAAATCTTGTTTTTCGAAATGTTTCTTTCGAAAATATAATCCAAAAACTAGAACGACATTATAATGTGGTCATAATTAACAATAATGTAGTGCTAGCTAACGAGAAATTTAATGCAACAATTGAAACTAAACACGAGACAATAGAAGAAGTGTTTAGTTATTTCAATAAAGTCTATCAAATTGAATATCAAATAGTAGAGAATAAAATAATAATCAATTAA
- a CDS encoding DeoR/GlpR family DNA-binding transcription regulator: MQKSDRHQIILEEVQLHNRVLLTDLANILTVSMDTVRRDIKELDELSKLRKVHGGAISNGFNTYSDRSKDIFEQDSKVKIARKGVSLLQNGDVVMISGGSTNLELAKLIPKKMDLTFFTPSLPMAVELLNNMSNHHEVYLIGGKLSKESQLVTGGVSINSLTDITVDICFLGTGYLDYEKGITETDWEIAQMKKAMINSSKRLIALTISKKLNTVNRYKICEINALNDLVTELDPDAEILKPYKSNGVNLV, encoded by the coding sequence TTGCAAAAAAGTGATAGGCACCAAATAATTTTAGAGGAAGTTCAATTACATAATAGGGTATTGCTGACAGATTTAGCAAACATCTTAACTGTATCTATGGATACAGTTAGAAGAGATATTAAAGAACTTGATGAATTAAGCAAATTACGTAAAGTACATGGAGGTGCTATTTCTAATGGATTCAATACCTACTCAGATCGATCAAAGGATATATTTGAACAAGATAGCAAAGTAAAAATTGCCAGAAAGGGAGTTTCACTTCTGCAAAATGGTGATGTAGTGATGATTAGTGGTGGTTCAACTAATCTTGAGCTTGCAAAACTTATTCCAAAAAAAATGGATTTAACTTTTTTCACACCTAGTTTACCCATGGCAGTTGAACTTTTGAACAATATGTCTAATCACCACGAAGTTTATTTAATAGGAGGTAAGTTGTCAAAGGAGTCTCAGTTGGTAACTGGTGGGGTTTCTATAAATAGCTTAACGGATATTACTGTAGATATCTGTTTTTTAGGTACTGGATATTTAGATTATGAAAAAGGGATAACTGAGACTGATTGGGAAATCGCACAGATGAAAAAAGCTATGATCAATTCATCTAAACGATTAATTGCTTTAACAATTAGTAAAAAATTAAATACAGTAAATCGTTATAAAATTTGTGAGATTAATGCATTGAACGACTTAGTGACTGAGCTTGATCCAGATGCGGAAATCTTAAAACCTTACAAAAGTAATGGGGTAAATTTGGTATAG
- a CDS encoding RNA polymerase sigma factor: protein MDAEENRRLIKKLISGEEKAYILLLEKYHQQLNAYAVTLTHDQSTAQDIVQNVFLKTWKSRKKLNPEFSIRNFLYKCVFNEFLNSYQKNKSVVLLNQKYIEYSHEVAIEMENNMMSKMMEIVNREINKLPPKCQKVFVLSKKEGLTNSEIADYLDVSIKTVEAQITKAFKILKDKLGDKYETILMIIFNKRIV from the coding sequence ATGGATGCTGAAGAAAATAGAAGATTAATTAAAAAACTTATTTCCGGAGAAGAAAAAGCCTACATTTTACTTCTAGAAAAATATCATCAACAACTAAATGCCTATGCGGTAACCTTAACCCATGATCAATCAACCGCACAAGACATTGTTCAAAATGTATTTCTAAAGACTTGGAAATCAAGAAAAAAACTTAATCCAGAATTCTCTATCCGTAATTTTCTTTACAAATGCGTTTTTAATGAATTTCTAAATTCTTATCAGAAAAATAAGAGCGTTGTTTTATTAAATCAAAAGTATATTGAATACTCTCATGAAGTTGCCATAGAAATGGAAAACAATATGATGAGCAAAATGATGGAAATTGTTAACAGAGAAATAAATAAGTTACCTCCAAAATGCCAAAAAGTTTTTGTACTTAGTAAAAAAGAAGGACTAACCAATAGTGAAATTGCAGATTATTTAGACGTTTCAATTAAAACTGTTGAAGCACAAATAACCAAGGCATTTAAAATATTGAAAGATAAATTAGGTGATAAATATGAAACTATTTTGATGATTATTTTTAACAAGAGAATAGTTTAA